The Carassius carassius chromosome 34, fCarCar2.1, whole genome shotgun sequence genome has a segment encoding these proteins:
- the LOC132115499 gene encoding BLOC-3 complex member HPS4-like, producing MQPMAETAALAYSRRFFFLYDSSKVQEEGDLTRDGIYYFSPEDTPVDQQELLCGQLAGVCRCVSEMSSSPVRLLRLRKSKYAVRMKDSFIWALSCVVDIPDVSVCDLLDQLIALFCFYNGPVRQSYQLYSKEDLALRWARYLCHLQGGSNELHNIFSCLRTIDSTHIDPLLLLKAALILQACQRCPLVLAGCILYRGRVVSTQMTPALTMKVMVYETQTYSQDFRVTANGLSSSVCSLSSFTATTQVFLTPSELYLLRCHPVERAYRSQCSQPPCQPSKSRLLSRTLSDTPTTDTDSSGLDLMQCPPASYQTLPSSPRSSLSDEPYFSPSPSRVNTPLHSNLMNQSEYFSPDSHDQSMSNGTNLCAVKESLAGLNIKQDTDASSGSETKSEGVNSDQDIQSDENKALANGYKQSNSLDNHLDHDNQIENEENKQDANNHVMSKNGKFQRETEEEARTKSKQVEGRLEEKYEPTNTPSPHETLGDTSLVPSVLYQHRVRGLVLALLVEPEFHTDPTAREEVHHSSMASLNGLEAHLRNTLPGTPGPPGPYTFAHYDCIQNTLTTNVCGHSAGPQEAFVRATKLLHSHFSHLDTLQEAIVRNGSSAVYGTRSTAQETYFLQRGTPVRNSGSPDPQDSAFSLPRKARQRLLKHGVNLL from the exons ATGCAACCAATGGCTGAGACAGCGGCTTTGGCTTATTCCCGACG CTTCTTCTTCCTGTATGATAGTTCAAAGGTGCAAGAGGAAGGAGACCTGACTAGAGATGGGATTTACTACTTCTCTCCTGAGGAT ACACCAGTGGACCAGCAAGAGCTGCTTTGTGGACAGCTTGCCGGTGTATGTCGTTGTGTGTCTGAGATGTCTTCATCTCCTGTACGCCTGCTTCGCCTGCGCAAAAGCAAATATGCTGTCCGCATGAAGGATAGCTTTATTTGG GCATTGAGCTGTGTGGTTGACATTCCTGATGTGAGTGTATGTGACTTACTTGATCAGCTGATTGCCCTCTTCTGTTTCTACAATGGACCAGTTCGTCAAAGCTACCAG TTGTACAGTAAGGAGGATTTGGCTTTACGATGGGCCAGATATCTCTGTCACCTGCAGGGCGGCTCCAATGAGCTTCACAACATCTTCAGCTGCCTGAGGACCATTGACTCCACACAT ATTGATCCTCTGCTGCTGCTGAAGGCTGCCCTCATTCTTCAGGCATGTCAGCGATGTCCTCTGGTCCTGGCAGGATGTATCCTCTACAGGGGCAG GGTGGTTAGTACTCAGATGACTCCGGCGCTGACAATGAAGGTGATGGTGTATGAGACGCAAACGTACAGCCAG GATTTCCGGGTGACAGCCAATGGCCTGAGCTCATCTGTGTGCTCACTGTCCTCATTCACAGCTACCACACAGGTGTTCTTGACACCGTCTGAACTGTACTTGCTCCGCTGCCACCCCGTGGAGAGAGCATACAG GTCTCAATGCAGTCAACCTCCCTGCCAACCCAGCAAGTCCCGCCTTTTATCACGCACTTTATCCGACACCCCAACCACAGATACTGACTCTTCAGGCTTAGATCTCATGCAGTGTCCCCCAGCGTCCTATCAGACGTTGCcatcgtctcctcgctcctccctCTCTGATGAACCATATTTCAGCCCCTCTCCCTCACGGGTTAACACTCCCCTTCACTCCAATCtcatgaaccaatcagagtattTTTCTCCTGACTCACATGACCAAAGCATGTCTAACGGAACTAACTTGTGTGCAGTGAAAGAAAGTTTGGCAGGCCTGAACATAAAGCAGGATACAGATGCGAGCTCGGGGTCAGAAACCAAAAGCGAAGGTGTAAATTCAGACCAGGACATTCAGAGTGATGAAAACAAAGCCCTCGCTAATGGGTATAAGCAATCAAACAGTCTTGATAACCACTTGGACCACGACAACCAgattgaaaatgaagaaaataaacagGATGCTAACAATCATGTGATGAGTAAAAATGGCAAATTCCAAAGAGAAACAGAGGAAGAGGCAAGAACAAAGAGCAAGCAAGTCGAAGGGAGACTCGAGGAGAAATATGAACCCACAAACACCCCCTCACCACATGAGACCCTAGGAGACACCTCTCTAGTACCCTCAGTATTATACCAGCATAGAGTCAGAGGTTTGGTCTTAGCCCTGCTGGTAGAGCCAGAGTTCCACACAGACCCCACCGCCAGAGAGGAAGTG CATCACAGCAGCATGGCATCCCTAAATGGGCTTGAGGCTCACCTGAGAAATACCTTGCCTGGGACACCCGGGCCTCCGGGGCCCTACACCTTTGCCCACTATGACTGCATTCAAAACACTCTCACTA CTAATGTGTGTGGGCACTCCGCTGGACCCCAGGAGGCCTTTGTGAGGGCCACTAAGCTGCTCCATTCACATttctcacacttagacacactacAGGAGGCCATTGTCAG GAACGGTAGCTCAGCAGTGTATGGAACCCGTAGCACGGCCCAGGAGACGTATTTTCTCCAGCGGGGAACACCTGTCAGAAACTCTGGAAGTCCTGATCCTCAGGATAGTGCCTTCTCACTACCCAGAAAAGCCCGTCAGCGCCTCCTTAAACATGGAGTTAACCTGCTTTAA
- the asgrl1 gene encoding asialoglycoprotein receptor-like 1, which yields MMLTVTKTAIRTLTADKEREPTETVTLNNMESVSYDRFTTPEAEINHTGQKLLFESGRQNRKMYILYGVLVLYVFILTLAVGIKISQVSQDVTDLRLSLKTLDAPKTLQFENAHFSERVMPVQGPCKENWVFYKDSCYFHSSIKKNWQTAEKNCVDKGSHLVVVNDLAELDFLSSIVKLSESYWIGLVEKEEGQWSWVDGTDFSASEHFWDVGQPDDWDVRVNGEDCGQLHFRVTLEKRRLWNDADCTLSYPFICEAKPKSH from the exons ATGATGCTGACTGTCACA AAAACAGCCATCAGGACACTGACCGCAGACAAGGAGAGAGAGCCAACAGAAACAGTCACTTTAAACA ACATGGAATCTGTATCATATGACCGGTTTACCACACCTGAGGCAGAAATTAATCATACGGGCCAAAAGTTATTATTTGAATCAG GTAGACAGAACAGAAAGATGTACATACTGTATGGTGTTCTTGTCCTTTATGTGTTTATACTGACGCTGGCTGTAGGAATTAAAA TCTCTCAGGTCAGCCAAGATGTCACTGATCTTAGACTTTCTCTGAAGACCCTCGATGCCCCCAAAACTCTGCAATTTG AAAATGCTCACTTCTCTGAGCGTGTAATGCCGGTGCAAG GTCCCTGTAAGGAAAACTGGGTGTTTTATAAAGACTCATGCTACTTTCATTCTTCAATAAAGAAGAACTGGCAAACTGCTGAGAAAAACTGTGTTGATAAAGGATCACACTTAGTGGTTGTCAATGACCTGGCTGAGCTT GACTTCCTGTCTTCAATCGTGAAGTTGTCTGAGAGCTACTGGATCGGGCTTGTTGAGAAAGAAGAGGGACAGTGGTCCTGGGTAGATGGAACAGACTTTAGTGCTTCTGAACA CTTCTGGGATGTAGGTCAACCAGATGACTGGGATGTCCGTGTGAATGGTGAGGATTGTGGGCAACTTCACTTTCGGGTAACTCTGGAAAAACGGAGGCTGTGGAATGATGCGGACTGTACTCTTTCCTACCCTTTCATCTGTGAGGCCAAACCCAAGAGCCACTGA
- the LOC132115149 gene encoding cytochrome c oxidase subunit 6A, mitochondrial-like, whose product MAAVGRLSQKLLKSVALTQTRQLSAAAAAHGEQAAKTWKILSFVVALPGVAVCMLNMYLRAQQHQHEQPEFIPYSHLRIRSKRFPWGDGTKSLFHNPHVNALPDGYEHHE is encoded by the exons ATGGCCGCGGTCGGACGTTTATCCCAGAAGCTCCTGAAGTCCGTTGCGCTGACCCAAACCCGTCAGCTTTCGGCTGCTGCAGCAGCTCACGGTGAACAAGCAG CCAAGACCTGGAAGATCCTGTCATTTGTGGTGGCACTGCCTGGAGTCGCGGTGTGTATGCTGAACATGTACCTCAGGGCTCAACAACACCAGCATGAGCAGCCCGAGTTCATTCCCTACAGCCACCTGCGCATCCGCAGCAAG CGCTTTCCATGGGGTGATGGCACCAAGAGTCTCTTCCACAACCCCCACGTCAACGCCCTCCCTGACGGCTACGAGCATCATGAGTGA